One window of Carassius auratus strain Wakin unplaced genomic scaffold, ASM336829v1 scaf_tig00215808, whole genome shotgun sequence genomic DNA carries:
- the LOC113095921 gene encoding homeobox protein BarH-like 1 has translation MQHPLEIGAHYYPPEAHPDQRSHRYRSFMIEEILTEHPDHKISSPTGDLLKFGVHALLSARPYHSHLVLKADQTSILKFPVSPLSCSLGAPLGSALLAGAAGLQLGSSSHHLPLDLHLRGKLDPGADSVSKTKKGRRSRTVFTELQLMGLEKRFEKQKYLSTPDRIDLAESLGLSQLQVKTWYQNRRMKWKKVVLQGGGLESPTKPKGRPKKNSIPSSEQLSEQERIRDADRLSDGGASSLSDANQEE, from the exons atgcAACATCCTTTGGAGATCGGGGCGCACTACTACCCCCCGGAAGCCCATCCAGACCAAAGATCTCACAGGTACAGGAGTTTCATGATTGAAGAGATTCTTACAGAGCATCCGGATCACAAGATATCAAGTCCCACTGGAGACCTCCTCAAATTTGGAGTACATGCCCTTTTGTCCGCCAGACCATACCACAGCCACTTAG TCCTGAAAGCAGATCAGACCAGTATCCTGAAGTTTCCAGTGTCTCCTCTGTCCTGCTCGCTCGGGGCGCCGTTGGGCTCTGCGCTTCTGGCCGGAGCTGCGGGTCTCCAGCTCGGCTCTTCATCCCATCATCTCCCGCTGGACCTCCACCTTCGGGGTAAACTCGACCCTGGAGCTGATTCAGTAAGCAAGACAAAGAAAGGAAGAAGAAGTAGGACTGTGTTTACAGAACTACAGCTGATGGGCTTGGAAAAACGATTTGAGAAGCAGAAGTATCTCTCAACTCCTGACAG AATAGACCTGGCAGAGTCTCTAGGCCTGAGTCAGCTTCAAGTCAAAACGTGGTATCAAAACAGAAGAATGAAATGGAAGAAAGTC GTGTTGCAAGGAGGAGGACTAGAATCTCCGACCAAACCCAAGGGTCGTCCAAAAAAGAACTCCATCCCCAGCAGCGAGCAGCTGTCGGAGCAGGAGAGGATACGAGACGCGGACCGCTTATCCGACGGCGGTGCTTCTTCACTTTCTGATGCAAACCAAGAGGAATAA